One window from the genome of Nicotiana tomentosiformis chromosome 5, ASM39032v3, whole genome shotgun sequence encodes:
- the LOC138892824 gene encoding uncharacterized protein, which translates to MDWLSPCHAILDCHTKTVTLAMRGLPRVKWRVFLDYVPSRVISYLKAQRMVENGCLAYFAFVRDVSADTPTIKFVPVVIDFPDVFPTDLSGMPPDKDIDFGIDLVSGTQPISIPPYHMAPS; encoded by the coding sequence atggattggttatcaccatgtcacgctattctggattgtcacactaagaccgtgacattggcgatgcggGGGTTGCCTAGGGTTAAGTGGAGAGTTTtcctagattatgttcctagtagagtgatttcatatttgaaggctcaacggatggttgagaatggatgtctagcctatttcgcctttgtgagggatgttagtgctgatacccCTACCATTAAGTTTGTTCCGGTAGTGatagactttccagatgtgtttcctacagacctgtcaggcatgccacccgacaaggatattgattttggtattgatctggtctcgggaactcagcccatttctattccaccgtatcacatGGCACCATCGTAA